The following proteins are encoded in a genomic region of Maribacter hydrothermalis:
- a CDS encoding T9SS type B sorting domain-containing protein — protein sequence MRTLICSICCLFLFYWNITAQNSADCRTAIPVCADQPIMGIAGGTGDVDDFDPDVILQTGCLEKGSLVSANIEYNTSWFVFRAGTGGQVGFDIEALVSSGSTPTAEWDFAVYGPDVDCTSISNGTAQPIRCNYEVNDTNFTGLGINPESGQEGAASLTGSQNTYDEYLDVLPGEIYYILINNFADNFTGDPEPFMLTFTGNSVRDDQNTALDCTLRDEFLGLDIIACEGDDDITISALNSPAGADIANVEWTVDYEDDGVVDDTLTGSGDYGAELVVVSPNSGRYFASITTITGTPPTVSDDSGVLITFFGTPILDYVETLDTNLSIDPDQNNVEFFVEGNGDYEYAINNGPFQDESVFMNVPPGINTVIINDKNGCGITEPLEFLVVGYPKFFTPNGDGINDGWNILGIETLTNPVVFIFDRYGKLLKQLAPNSTWDGTFNGQQMPSTDYWFRFEYGEIEEGLLVAKTRKTHFTLKR from the coding sequence ATGAGGACACTTATTTGTTCTATATGTTGTTTGTTTCTTTTCTATTGGAATATAACTGCCCAAAATTCAGCCGATTGTAGAACGGCAATCCCAGTTTGTGCAGACCAGCCTATTATGGGTATTGCTGGTGGTACAGGTGATGTTGATGATTTTGATCCAGATGTTATATTGCAAACAGGTTGTTTGGAAAAAGGGAGTCTTGTTTCGGCCAATATTGAGTATAATACATCCTGGTTTGTTTTTAGAGCAGGTACTGGAGGTCAAGTTGGTTTTGATATTGAAGCTTTAGTTTCTTCTGGTTCAACACCCACTGCAGAATGGGATTTTGCCGTATACGGGCCAGATGTAGATTGTACAAGTATTAGTAACGGTACAGCGCAACCTATACGATGTAACTATGAAGTAAATGACACCAATTTTACTGGATTGGGCATAAACCCGGAAAGTGGTCAAGAAGGTGCCGCCTCTTTAACAGGTAGCCAAAATACCTATGATGAATATCTAGATGTACTGCCAGGTGAGATATATTATATACTTATAAATAATTTTGCCGATAACTTTACTGGCGACCCAGAGCCTTTTATGTTAACTTTTACAGGTAATTCGGTTAGGGATGATCAAAATACCGCTTTAGACTGTACGTTACGTGATGAGTTCTTAGGTCTGGATATTATTGCGTGTGAAGGAGATGATGATATTACTATAAGTGCATTGAATTCACCAGCAGGGGCTGATATAGCAAATGTAGAATGGACGGTTGACTATGAAGATGACGGAGTTGTAGATGATACACTTACCGGTTCTGGCGATTATGGCGCAGAATTAGTTGTTGTGAGTCCTAATTCCGGACGCTATTTTGCTTCCATTACCACTATAACTGGAACACCACCTACTGTAAGCGATGATAGTGGTGTATTAATAACCTTTTTTGGGACCCCTATTCTAGATTATGTAGAAACCTTAGATACGAACCTTTCTATTGATCCAGATCAAAATAATGTTGAATTTTTTGTTGAAGGAAACGGAGATTACGAATACGCTATTAACAACGGCCCATTTCAAGATGAGTCTGTTTTTATGAATGTTCCTCCTGGTATTAATACGGTAATAATTAATGATAAGAACGGATGTGGTATAACCGAACCTTTAGAATTTTTAGTTGTAGGGTATCCCAAGTTTTTTACACCTAATGGGGATGGTATTAATGATGGGTGGAATATTTTAGGAATTGAAACCTTAACAAATCCTGTCGTTTTTATTTTTGATAGATATGGTAAACTATTAAAGCAGCTAGCTCCTAATAGTACTTGGGATGGTACTTTTAATGGACAGCAAATGCCTTCTACTGATTATTGGTTTCGTTTTGAATATGGTGAAATAGAGGAGGGGCTACTTGTGGCTAAAACTAGGAAGACACATTTTACTTTAAAGAGATAA